In a genomic window of Mesorhizobium sp. J428:
- a CDS encoding long-chain fatty acid--CoA ligase, translating into MERTRAAKVFSDPAVTQSQTLPQVLLARAKATPAALAQRHKRLGIWREFTWADVLQRVRALALGLDDLGFGSGDSMMVIGENEPEHFWAEYAAQSLGGKVISVYPDQSSAEVHYLARDSETRIFLVQDQEQVDKCLEIAGDLEGIIAIVYWDDAGLWTYAHPLLRSYQAVSDAGARRHDQDPKLFEARVARGRRGDIAVLSYTSGTTSKPKGVMISQRYLFDNSARVMGAVEIAPGTEYLTYISPAWVTEQIFGLSIGLLAPMVVNFPEGPEEILDNIRELAVNALVFSPRQWENLASIVQARMLSAGPIRRAFYNWAMRVGRDVYVERLEGRRPSLAARLQLPLAEVLVLWHLRDNLGLRKARNAMSGGALMAPDVFRMFHAMGVKLRNVYGATEVGLLTAHMGESYKLETSGRWMQVNPVYGDPLEFRIAEDGELHVRGGSGFGGYFRKPDKTAEAQTRDGWYATGDAVSMTDDGELVFFDRVKDMRHLCNGHSYPPQFIETRLRYSPFIKDLMILGDQTRPFVAALINIDMESAEPLGRGEPA; encoded by the coding sequence GTGGAGCGCACAAGAGCAGCGAAGGTCTTCAGCGATCCCGCGGTGACGCAAAGCCAAACGCTGCCGCAGGTGTTGCTGGCGCGAGCCAAGGCCACGCCGGCTGCCTTGGCCCAGCGGCACAAGCGCCTCGGCATCTGGCGCGAGTTCACCTGGGCCGACGTGCTCCAGCGGGTCCGCGCCTTGGCGCTTGGCCTTGACGATCTGGGATTCGGCTCAGGCGACTCAATGATGGTAATCGGCGAGAACGAACCCGAACATTTCTGGGCCGAGTACGCCGCCCAATCGTTGGGCGGGAAGGTGATCTCGGTCTACCCCGATCAATCCTCCGCCGAGGTTCACTATCTGGCGCGGGATTCGGAGACGCGGATCTTCCTTGTGCAGGACCAGGAGCAGGTGGACAAGTGCCTCGAGATCGCCGGGGACCTCGAGGGCATCATCGCCATTGTCTACTGGGACGATGCCGGGCTGTGGACCTACGCACACCCGCTCTTGCGCTCGTATCAGGCGGTGAGCGATGCCGGAGCCCGCCGTCACGACCAGGACCCGAAGTTATTCGAGGCTCGTGTCGCGCGCGGTAGACGCGGCGACATCGCGGTTCTGTCCTATACCTCGGGCACGACCAGCAAGCCGAAAGGCGTTATGATCTCACAGCGCTATCTTTTCGACAACTCCGCCCGGGTGATGGGCGCGGTCGAAATCGCGCCGGGCACCGAGTACCTCACCTATATTTCCCCGGCTTGGGTTACCGAGCAGATCTTCGGGCTGTCGATCGGGCTGCTTGCACCGATGGTGGTGAACTTCCCCGAGGGGCCGGAAGAGATACTCGACAACATCCGTGAGCTGGCCGTCAATGCGCTGGTCTTCAGCCCGCGTCAGTGGGAGAACCTTGCCTCGATTGTGCAGGCGCGGATGCTTAGCGCGGGGCCAATTCGGCGGGCGTTCTACAACTGGGCCATGAGGGTGGGCCGCGACGTCTATGTCGAGCGGCTTGAAGGGCGTCGGCCTTCGCTTGCAGCGCGCCTGCAGCTGCCGCTGGCCGAGGTTCTGGTGCTTTGGCACCTGCGCGACAACCTAGGCCTGAGAAAGGCCAGGAACGCCATGTCTGGGGGGGCGCTCATGGCGCCTGACGTCTTCCGCATGTTCCACGCCATGGGCGTGAAGCTGCGCAACGTATACGGGGCAACAGAAGTCGGACTTCTCACAGCGCATATGGGCGAAAGCTATAAGCTGGAGACCAGCGGGCGCTGGATGCAGGTCAATCCTGTCTATGGCGATCCGCTCGAATTTCGCATCGCCGAGGACGGCGAGCTCCATGTGCGGGGCGGCTCGGGGTTCGGCGGCTATTTCCGCAAGCCTGACAAGACCGCTGAGGCCCAGACCAGGGACGGCTGGTACGCGACCGGCGACGCCGTCTCAATGACCGATGATGGAGAGCTCGTGTTCTTCGACCGCGTAAAGGACATGCGGCATCTCTGCAACGGTCACAGCTATCCGCCGCAGTTCATCGAAACCCGTCTGCGCTACAGCCCCTTCATCAAGGACCTGATGATCCTTGGAGACCAGACGCGCCCCTTCGTGGCGGCGTTGATCAATATCGATATGGAGAGTGCTGAGCCGCTGGGTCGAGGAGAACCAGCTTAG
- a CDS encoding branched-chain amino acid ABC transporter permease encodes MIYVINDIITGALIGLLYALVAMGFVVIYRASKVFNFAQGELVILGGFIVWYTTFELGLDLWLAIPLSLLLSALAGYLIERIFLTKLIGESVFSMVMVTVGLLILLRGIVLLLFGPAVRPFPVIFPLKPLFLGEMLIPMNLLIGGLITVVAAVGLSWFFNRTRAGLRMTAVAEDHVVASSMGISVKGSIAFAWVLGAVLSTVGAMIFLSGKSLTFLASEIGFAALPVALFAGLESIGGLILAGVIVGVAQSLATNYLDPLVGGALGAVVPYLIMLGILLIRPTGLFGWRTIERV; translated from the coding sequence ATGATCTACGTTATCAACGACATCATCACTGGCGCCCTGATCGGGCTGCTCTATGCTCTGGTCGCGATGGGGTTCGTGGTGATCTATCGCGCCAGCAAAGTGTTCAACTTCGCCCAGGGCGAACTGGTGATCCTGGGCGGCTTCATCGTGTGGTACACGACCTTCGAGCTGGGTCTCGACCTCTGGCTGGCGATCCCGCTCTCGCTGCTGCTTTCGGCGCTGGCAGGCTACCTGATCGAGCGGATCTTCCTGACCAAACTGATCGGAGAAAGTGTATTCTCCATGGTCATGGTCACCGTGGGGCTGTTGATATTGCTGCGCGGGATTGTGCTGCTGCTTTTCGGACCCGCGGTGCGGCCCTTCCCGGTGATCTTCCCTCTGAAGCCGCTGTTCCTGGGAGAGATGCTGATTCCGATGAACCTCCTGATCGGCGGTCTCATCACCGTGGTCGCGGCGGTCGGGCTCTCCTGGTTCTTCAATCGGACCCGCGCCGGGCTGCGCATGACGGCGGTGGCCGAGGATCATGTGGTGGCTTCGTCTATGGGGATCTCGGTCAAGGGCTCGATCGCCTTCGCCTGGGTCCTGGGCGCGGTTCTCTCCACGGTGGGTGCGATGATCTTCCTGAGCGGCAAGTCGCTCACTTTCCTTGCCTCCGAGATCGGCTTCGCCGCGCTTCCTGTTGCGCTGTTTGCCGGGCTCGAATCCATCGGCGGACTAATCCTTGCCGGCGTAATCGTGGGCGTGGCACAAAGCTTGGCCACCAACTATCTCGATCCGCTGGTGGGCGGTGCGCTCGGTGCTGTCGTGCCCTACCTCATCATGCTGGGCATCCTGCTGATCCGGCCAACCGGACTGTTCGGCTGGCGCACCATCGAGAGGGTCTGA
- a CDS encoding branched-chain amino acid ABC transporter permease has protein sequence MDPSGIFATSYRADRRLVRTRWQALSLILFIAVLLAAPYLVGPRIVAILNIMYISAVVAVGLQICTGYAGQINLGQAAFMGVGAYTAAILAEKTGLTFLLTIPIAGFAAAVFGFLFGLTAARIKGFYLALTTIAAQFIFHFAVLNLPSSWLGGSNGVTVPPATLFGLRIVSEGAQYYLMLFVAAIMVAGAFGIVRSRFGRAFVAVRDDDVAAGIMGINVAATKANAFLIGAFYAGVGGGLWAYLIRFVGVDQFTLFNSVFFIAMIIVGGMGSVVGALIGVFVIRVIQEIIATVGPNIADSVTFLGGDIVFAGMNVILGGVIALFMILEPKGLMHRWTILKSSYRIWPFPY, from the coding sequence ATGGATCCTTCCGGCATCTTCGCCACCAGCTACCGCGCCGACCGGCGGCTGGTCCGCACCCGCTGGCAAGCGCTTTCGCTCATCCTATTCATCGCGGTGCTGCTGGCGGCGCCCTATCTGGTAGGGCCGCGGATCGTCGCCATCCTCAACATCATGTACATCAGCGCCGTGGTCGCCGTGGGGCTTCAGATCTGCACCGGCTATGCCGGTCAGATCAACCTCGGTCAGGCGGCATTCATGGGAGTTGGCGCCTATACGGCTGCGATCCTGGCCGAGAAGACCGGGCTAACCTTCCTTCTGACAATCCCCATCGCCGGTTTCGCAGCGGCTGTCTTCGGCTTCCTCTTCGGGCTGACGGCGGCGCGGATCAAGGGCTTCTACTTGGCGCTCACCACCATCGCTGCACAATTCATCTTCCACTTCGCGGTACTCAATCTGCCCTCGTCCTGGCTTGGGGGATCGAACGGGGTGACCGTGCCGCCGGCCACGCTTTTCGGATTGCGGATCGTGAGCGAAGGCGCGCAGTACTACCTTATGCTGTTCGTTGCCGCGATCATGGTGGCCGGCGCCTTCGGAATCGTCCGCTCGCGCTTCGGGCGTGCCTTCGTGGCGGTCCGCGACGACGACGTGGCCGCCGGCATCATGGGCATCAATGTCGCCGCCACCAAGGCCAACGCCTTCCTGATCGGCGCATTCTACGCCGGGGTGGGCGGCGGGCTCTGGGCCTACCTGATCCGCTTCGTCGGCGTGGATCAGTTCACCCTGTTCAACTCGGTGTTCTTCATAGCGATGATTATTGTTGGCGGCATGGGCTCTGTCGTCGGTGCGCTCATCGGGGTCTTCGTGATCCGCGTGATTCAGGAGATCATCGCAACCGTTGGGCCGAACATTGCCGACAGCGTCACCTTCCTCGGCGGCGACATCGTCTTCGCGGGAATGAACGTGATCCTGGGCGGGGTCATTGCCCTCTTCATGATCCTCGAGCCCAAGGGACTGATGCATCGCTGGACCATCCTGAAGTCGTCTTACCGCATCTGGCCGTTCCCCTATTGA
- a CDS encoding ABC transporter substrate-binding protein, with translation MALAWALPLKAQEETRYNVALLSDFSGPYADIMPILAAGREKVIDWWNATRGAQLGVTLNYKNYETRYDAAQVASLWPGIKSELEPIAVIGLGGPDVAALSERLPEDKIPMFMATAAYGYAWKPDSWIFNPRPTYSHESAGFLNWLRRKRGGDGPIKAAIMASEASPAYVDMAKGLEKYAEEHPDEIELVEVIYTEVQPTDLTAQMRRVARSGADALIIQTNTSIVVAAKRGLQANGADVPIMMSSHNGLPASGKALGGLEQLEGDYEAYGMAIAADEDTPPRQFYQTLSDSYGLKAPWNVVTAMGISQGLFAVTVIEHAIEANGPEGLTGEKVREALFAEPITTEETHGFLPTLSFTPEAPFPLKGLQVNVGSVRDGKIVVDATGAAIPNVEKW, from the coding sequence ATGGCACTGGCCTGGGCACTGCCGCTGAAGGCGCAGGAGGAAACCCGCTACAACGTGGCGCTCCTGTCGGACTTCTCGGGGCCTTATGCCGACATCATGCCGATCCTCGCGGCGGGGCGCGAGAAGGTGATCGACTGGTGGAACGCCACCCGCGGCGCGCAACTGGGTGTGACGCTGAACTACAAGAACTACGAGACCCGCTATGACGCCGCCCAGGTGGCAAGCCTGTGGCCCGGCATCAAGTCCGAACTCGAGCCCATCGCGGTAATCGGCCTCGGCGGCCCCGACGTCGCCGCACTGTCCGAGCGCCTGCCCGAGGACAAGATCCCGATGTTCATGGCCACCGCCGCGTACGGCTATGCGTGGAAACCGGACTCCTGGATTTTCAATCCCCGTCCCACCTACTCACACGAGAGTGCGGGCTTCCTGAACTGGCTGCGCCGGAAGCGGGGCGGTGATGGCCCCATCAAGGCAGCGATCATGGCCTCGGAGGCCTCGCCGGCCTATGTGGACATGGCCAAGGGCCTGGAGAAATACGCCGAAGAGCACCCCGACGAGATCGAACTGGTTGAGGTGATCTATACGGAAGTGCAGCCGACCGATCTGACGGCGCAGATGCGCCGCGTGGCACGCTCGGGCGCCGACGCCCTGATCATCCAGACCAACACTTCGATCGTAGTTGCCGCAAAGCGCGGCCTGCAGGCCAATGGCGCCGATGTGCCGATCATGATGAGTTCGCACAATGGCCTTCCCGCCTCGGGCAAAGCCCTGGGCGGCCTCGAACAGCTTGAAGGCGACTACGAAGCCTACGGCATGGCCATCGCGGCCGACGAGGATACGCCGCCCCGCCAGTTCTACCAGACCCTGTCCGACAGTTACGGCCTGAAGGCGCCTTGGAACGTAGTGACTGCCATGGGCATCTCCCAAGGGCTTTTTGCCGTTACGGTGATCGAACATGCGATAGAAGCCAACGGTCCGGAGGGCCTGACCGGCGAGAAGGTGCGCGAGGCGCTTTTCGCAGAACCGATCACTACAGAAGAAACCCACGGTTTCCTTCCCACGCTGTCCTTCACGCCTGAGGCACCCTTCCCCCTGAAGGGACTTCAGGTCAACGTCGGCAGCGTGCGCGACGGCAAGATCGTGGTCGACGCCACCGGTGCCGCCATCCCCAACGTCGAGAAGTGGTGA
- a CDS encoding ABC transporter ATP-binding protein, with protein MLELHNVEVTYSDVILALKGVSLSLREGQCVALLGGNGAGKSTTLKAISGTLKSEDGKVSAGAITLEGTPIHNLEASEVVRRGLIHVMEGRRVLRHMTAEQNLIVGGHMVPDRAELKRRLDHVYMLMPRLADLKSRTAGFMSGGEQQLLLIGRAMMARPKIIAIDEPSLGLAPLMIRDVYEVLSRLKEEGTTFFLVEQNSAAGLGLADYAYVLENGRVVLDGRADKLAQNEDVKEFYLGVTASGERKSYREVKHYRRRKRWLG; from the coding sequence ATGCTGGAACTTCACAATGTAGAGGTTACCTATTCCGATGTCATCCTTGCGCTGAAGGGCGTTTCCCTGAGCCTTCGGGAAGGGCAGTGCGTCGCGCTCCTTGGCGGCAACGGCGCCGGCAAGAGCACGACCCTCAAGGCAATCTCGGGCACGCTGAAATCCGAAGACGGAAAGGTGTCGGCCGGAGCAATCACCCTCGAGGGCACTCCGATCCATAACCTGGAAGCTTCGGAGGTTGTGCGGCGCGGCCTCATCCACGTGATGGAAGGCCGCCGCGTGCTGCGCCACATGACAGCGGAGCAGAACCTGATTGTCGGGGGACACATGGTGCCTGACCGGGCCGAGCTGAAGCGACGGCTCGATCACGTCTACATGCTGATGCCGCGCCTCGCTGACCTGAAGTCCCGCACGGCGGGCTTCATGTCGGGCGGCGAACAGCAGCTCCTTCTGATCGGCCGCGCGATGATGGCCCGGCCTAAGATCATCGCCATCGATGAGCCTTCGCTCGGCCTCGCTCCGCTGATGATCCGCGACGTCTACGAGGTGCTGAGCCGGCTGAAGGAGGAGGGCACGACCTTCTTTTTGGTTGAGCAGAACAGCGCCGCGGGGCTGGGATTGGCCGATTACGCCTATGTGCTGGAGAACGGCCGGGTGGTTCTCGACGGGCGCGCCGATAAGCTGGCCCAGAACGAGGACGTGAAGGAATTCTACCTCGGCGTGACCGCCTCAGGCGAACGCAAGAGTTATCGCGAGGTCAAGCACTACCGCCGGCGCAAGCGCTGGCTCGGATGA
- a CDS encoding SDR family NAD(P)-dependent oxidoreductase — translation MKHILDLKGRTALVTGGGQGVGRQVALYLAQFGAGAVVINDFHADRAEAVASEVAALGAKALPLAFDVSDFEAVGGAFARAREALGGVDILVNNAGNAGPTSRLDDLVPFWESGPDEWRRWLATNLDGVLNCTRHAMPGMIKGGYGRIVTVISDAGRVGEPHLAVYSGAKAGAAGFMRAIAKAGGRFGITANCVALGGTRTPAVTDLIPDEAAEKKVLSQYLIRRLGEPEDPAGLILFLCSDAASWITGQTYPVNGGYSFAV, via the coding sequence ATGAAACACATTCTCGACCTCAAGGGACGGACAGCGCTGGTGACCGGCGGTGGACAAGGCGTGGGGCGCCAGGTCGCCCTCTATCTGGCGCAGTTCGGCGCCGGCGCCGTTGTGATCAACGATTTCCACGCCGACCGCGCCGAAGCGGTGGCATCCGAGGTAGCGGCGCTCGGTGCGAAGGCGCTGCCCCTGGCCTTCGACGTCTCCGATTTCGAGGCCGTCGGCGGCGCGTTCGCCAGGGCGCGTGAGGCGCTGGGCGGGGTCGACATCCTGGTGAACAACGCCGGCAATGCAGGCCCGACCTCGCGCCTCGACGATTTGGTTCCTTTCTGGGAATCCGGTCCCGACGAGTGGCGACGCTGGTTGGCCACCAACTTAGACGGCGTGCTCAACTGCACCCGCCACGCCATGCCCGGCATGATCAAGGGCGGTTACGGTCGGATTGTCACCGTGATCTCGGACGCCGGCCGCGTCGGCGAACCGCACCTGGCTGTCTATTCCGGTGCCAAGGCCGGCGCTGCGGGCTTCATGCGCGCCATCGCCAAAGCCGGCGGCCGCTTCGGGATCACCGCCAACTGCGTTGCCCTCGGCGGCACACGGACCCCCGCGGTGACCGATCTGATCCCCGACGAAGCCGCTGAGAAAAAGGTCCTTTCGCAATACCTGATCCGTCGCCTCGGTGAACCGGAGGATCCGGCGGGCCTGATCCTCTTCCTCTGCTCGGACGCGGCGAGCTGGATCACCGGCCAGACCTATCCGGTCAACGGGGGATACTCGTTTGCGGTCTGA
- a CDS encoding CaiB/BaiF CoA-transferase family protein: MSNAPLEGLRILSLAEQFPGPYATMLLSDMGAEVIMVERPGMGDPARQFAPLFKALNRGKKSVALDLKVPQELARFRELAAETDVIVEGFRPGKLAALGAGFEEMRKVNPRLVYVSISGYGQDGPYRDRAGHDLSYEGVGGLLAGQANAGLPGEVPRVPLADIGAALFAAIAVLSATISARRTGRGRYVDVSMSDAVVSMLTAFLVPEANGTPLGNFIAEPAYGVFTCGDGKLITLSIAHEDWFWRPFCEVIGRPKLAGLKGRDRAARKDALREDIAAVIVTRARDAWGLLFDKAGVPWGPVNSLTETLADPHVRARGLLRTLALPDGGSETHLVQPLKFDGFESSPSSPAPELGADTDGVLGRGRG; encoded by the coding sequence ATGAGCAACGCACCGCTCGAAGGGCTGAGGATCCTGAGTCTGGCCGAGCAGTTTCCGGGCCCCTATGCCACGATGCTGCTGTCGGACATGGGCGCCGAGGTGATCATGGTGGAGCGGCCGGGCATGGGCGACCCGGCGCGGCAGTTCGCGCCGCTGTTCAAGGCGCTGAACCGGGGCAAGAAGAGCGTGGCCCTGGACCTTAAGGTACCCCAAGAGCTGGCGCGGTTCCGCGAATTGGCCGCGGAGACGGACGTTATCGTTGAGGGGTTTCGCCCCGGCAAGCTCGCTGCTCTCGGGGCAGGGTTCGAGGAGATGCGCAAGGTCAATCCGCGCCTCGTCTACGTGTCGATCTCGGGATACGGGCAGGACGGGCCCTATCGCGACCGGGCCGGCCACGATCTGAGCTACGAGGGCGTGGGCGGGCTTCTGGCCGGGCAGGCCAACGCGGGCCTGCCAGGCGAAGTGCCGCGAGTTCCCCTGGCCGATATAGGCGCGGCACTGTTCGCGGCCATCGCGGTCCTCTCGGCCACGATCTCGGCCCGGCGGACGGGGCGGGGGCGCTACGTGGACGTTTCGATGTCGGATGCCGTGGTTTCGATGCTCACCGCCTTCCTGGTACCCGAGGCCAACGGCACTCCCCTGGGCAACTTCATCGCCGAGCCGGCCTATGGCGTCTTCACCTGCGGCGACGGCAAGCTCATAACGCTTTCGATCGCGCATGAGGATTGGTTCTGGCGCCCCTTCTGCGAGGTGATCGGCAGGCCGAAGCTTGCCGGCCTGAAGGGCCGCGACCGCGCAGCGCGAAAAGATGCGCTGCGCGAGGATATCGCCGCGGTGATCGTCACCCGGGCGCGCGACGCGTGGGGCCTCCTGTTCGACAAGGCCGGCGTGCCCTGGGGCCCGGTCAACAGCCTGACCGAGACCCTTGCCGATCCGCATGTTCGCGCCCGCGGACTGCTGCGGACCCTGGCGCTGCCGGACGGGGGGAGCGAGACACATCTGGTTCAGCCTCTGAAGTTCGACGGGTTCGAGAGCAGCCCAAGTAGCCCGGCTCCGGAGCTTGGGGCCGATACCGACGGCGTTCTGGGGCGGGGCCGCGGATAG
- a CDS encoding enoyl-CoA hydratase/isomerase family protein — MLTEDRKTVSVERVGQTQWITFRRSEQMNAMSMQMLDEMAGALVQAMTDDEVRAVALTGSGRAFCAGADLKEVSEAELKPGEPDLLDRVDHAFGLIRSGPKPVIAAVNGLTLAGGLEMVMACDLVFAAESAKLGDAHSNFGVFPGAGGAAILPRRIGLNRAKYLLFSGEHVSAREMMDWGLVNKVVPDDELRDTVQAFTDKLAEKSPAVLRRMKAVANRAMNVDEPAALAEEMLNLRAHMRSWDIREGLAAFAEKRKPQFRGY, encoded by the coding sequence ATGTTGACTGAAGATCGAAAGACCGTGTCGGTCGAACGCGTTGGGCAAACCCAGTGGATCACCTTTCGGCGCAGCGAGCAGATGAACGCGATGTCGATGCAGATGCTCGACGAGATGGCCGGGGCGCTTGTCCAGGCGATGACCGACGACGAGGTGCGCGCGGTGGCGCTCACCGGTTCGGGCCGCGCCTTCTGCGCCGGAGCCGATCTCAAGGAGGTGAGCGAGGCCGAGTTGAAGCCGGGCGAGCCGGATCTGCTCGATCGCGTTGATCACGCTTTCGGACTCATCCGCAGCGGCCCCAAGCCGGTGATCGCCGCGGTAAACGGCCTGACCCTGGCGGGCGGCCTGGAAATGGTGATGGCCTGCGATCTGGTGTTCGCAGCCGAAAGCGCAAAGCTCGGCGACGCCCATTCCAACTTCGGCGTCTTCCCCGGAGCCGGCGGCGCCGCCATTCTGCCGCGCCGGATCGGGCTCAACCGCGCAAAGTACCTCTTGTTCTCGGGCGAACACGTATCGGCCCGCGAGATGATGGACTGGGGGCTTGTGAACAAGGTCGTGCCCGATGACGAGCTACGCGACACGGTGCAGGCCTTCACCGATAAGCTTGCCGAGAAGAGCCCCGCCGTGCTGCGGCGGATGAAGGCCGTGGCGAACCGGGCGATGAACGTGGACGAGCCCGCCGCCCTGGCCGAGGAAATGCTGAACCTGCGTGCGCACATGCGCTCGTGGGACATCCGGGAAGGGCTCGCGGCCTTTGCCGAGAAACGCAAACCGCAATTCAGGGGCTACTGA
- a CDS encoding thiolase family protein, protein MQDIYVVGVGMTPFGKFRDKSVKDMAREAVNAALEDAGLAANRIEGAFFSNAVQGHMEGQHMIRGEIALREMGIQGIPVVNVENACASASTAFKLAIDFLKAANGDCCLAVGAEKMYSDDRALMFSAFDSGWDVSNGEQVAQRLADLGAGVEEPEGSKSPKPYSVFMDVYAGFARLHMKTFGTTQEQFAAVAAKNHAHSAHNPLAQHRDSMSIEQVLAAPPISYPLTLPMCAPISDGAAAALLCTGEGLKRLGLDPARAIKVKAAILRSGTDRPPEDFKNHLTRLAALQAYEQAGLGPEDMSVAEVHDATAVGEVIQIENLGFVEFGEGGPASLRGETKIGGRIPVNPSGGLESKGHPVGATGIGQIFELVTQLRGEAGARQVEGAQNAIAENGGGLHGVEEATACVTILGR, encoded by the coding sequence ATGCAGGATATTTACGTAGTTGGCGTCGGAATGACGCCGTTCGGAAAGTTCCGCGACAAGTCGGTCAAGGACATGGCGCGCGAGGCCGTAAACGCCGCGCTCGAAGACGCCGGGCTTGCGGCCAACCGGATCGAGGGCGCCTTCTTCTCCAACGCCGTCCAAGGCCACATGGAAGGCCAGCACATGATCCGTGGCGAGATCGCGCTACGCGAGATGGGTATCCAGGGTATCCCGGTCGTTAACGTCGAGAATGCCTGTGCCAGCGCCTCGACCGCGTTCAAGCTGGCGATCGACTTCCTCAAGGCGGCCAATGGCGATTGCTGCCTTGCGGTCGGCGCCGAGAAGATGTATTCCGACGATCGGGCGCTGATGTTCTCGGCCTTCGACAGCGGCTGGGATGTTAGCAACGGCGAACAGGTCGCGCAGCGCCTGGCCGATCTGGGCGCTGGGGTCGAGGAACCCGAAGGCTCGAAATCGCCCAAGCCTTACAGCGTGTTCATGGATGTCTATGCCGGCTTCGCGCGGCTGCACATGAAGACCTTCGGCACAACGCAGGAACAATTCGCCGCCGTCGCCGCAAAGAACCATGCGCATTCCGCGCATAACCCGCTGGCCCAGCACCGTGATTCAATGAGCATTGAACAGGTTCTGGCCGCGCCGCCCATTTCCTACCCGCTGACCCTGCCGATGTGCGCCCCGATCTCCGATGGCGCGGCGGCAGCCCTGCTGTGCACCGGCGAGGGACTCAAGCGGCTGGGTCTCGATCCAGCGCGTGCGATCAAGGTCAAGGCGGCGATCCTGCGGTCCGGCACCGACCGTCCGCCCGAGGACTTCAAGAACCACCTGACCCGCCTTGCCGCGCTTCAGGCCTATGAACAGGCCGGACTTGGCCCCGAGGACATGTCCGTTGCCGAGGTGCATGACGCAACCGCCGTCGGCGAAGTTATCCAGATCGAGAACCTCGGGTTTGTCGAATTCGGAGAGGGTGGCCCGGCCAGCCTGCGCGGCGAGACGAAGATCGGCGGGCGCATCCCGGTGAACCCCTCGGGCGGGCTCGAATCCAAGGGCCACCCGGTCGGGGCCACCGGGATCGGGCAGATTTTCGAACTGGTCACGCAGCTGCGCGGGGAGGCCGGCGCGCGTCAGGTCGAGGGCGCGCAGAACGCAATCGCCGAGAACGGTGGCGGATTGCACGGAGTCGAGGAAGCCACCGCCTGCGTCACCATTTTGGGCCGCTAA
- a CDS encoding acyl-CoA dehydrogenase family protein — MENVIAAAQAIYTDDQRMLLENFRKMAEAEFAPLTEKYEALGHPPDADTLKGLFAKVEEFGLISGLIPEEDGGAGMDRMSYGILYEELARIWPDLAIAVLIQGHAAFALSLLGSPEQKEIYLKPLLRSERIACTCISEPEVGSNDAR, encoded by the coding sequence ATGGAAAACGTGATCGCCGCCGCTCAGGCAATCTATACCGACGACCAGCGCATGTTGCTGGAGAACTTCCGCAAGATGGCCGAGGCCGAATTCGCCCCGCTGACGGAGAAATACGAAGCTCTGGGCCATCCGCCGGACGCGGACACGCTGAAAGGCTTGTTCGCCAAGGTCGAGGAGTTCGGACTGATCAGCGGCTTGATCCCCGAGGAAGATGGCGGCGCAGGCATGGACCGGATGAGCTACGGTATTCTGTATGAGGAACTGGCGCGCATCTGGCCCGACCTGGCGATCGCCGTTCTGATCCAGGGCCATGCCGCCTTCGCCCTCAGCCTTCTGGGCAGCCCCGAGCAGAAGGAGATTTATCTAAAGCCGCTTCTGCGCAGCGAGCGTATCGCCTGCACCTGCATCTCCGAGCCAGAGGTGGGCTCAAACGACGCGAGGTGA
- a CDS encoding acyl-CoA dehydrogenase family protein has translation MKCRAAREGEKIFISGQKLWISNGAQSDFAIVVCNLDGGISMVIVDRDAGKYESRELRKLGLVGASTCELFFDRAETTSDRVLGQPGGGLFQTLKLFESARVFVGLTSIGIGQAALECAVTYAKERHQHGKPIAGHQLIQGYLADMATQLDAARLLCQRGLKLLDLGVRCDTQTSMAKWYATEMAVEITGKAVQIHGGNGITKEFPVERHFRNAKVMPIPDGTTEIQKLVIGRNLTGVGAF, from the coding sequence GTGAAGTGTCGGGCCGCGCGCGAGGGCGAGAAAATCTTCATCAGTGGTCAAAAGTTGTGGATCTCGAACGGTGCACAGTCGGATTTCGCCATCGTGGTCTGCAATCTGGACGGCGGTATATCGATGGTGATCGTCGACCGCGACGCCGGCAAGTACGAAAGCCGCGAACTGCGCAAGCTGGGCCTGGTGGGCGCCTCGACTTGCGAACTCTTCTTCGACCGCGCCGAAACCACTTCGGACCGCGTGCTGGGCCAGCCCGGCGGTGGGCTCTTCCAAACACTGAAGTTGTTCGAGAGCGCGCGAGTCTTCGTTGGCCTCACCAGCATCGGGATCGGCCAGGCGGCTCTGGAATGCGCGGTGACCTATGCGAAGGAACGCCACCAGCACGGCAAGCCGATCGCCGGGCATCAGTTGATCCAGGGCTACCTGGCCGACATGGCCACCCAGCTCGACGCTGCTCGGCTTCTCTGCCAGCGCGGGTTGAAGCTTCTTGATCTTGGCGTCCGCTGCGACACTCAGACCTCGATGGCAAAGTGGTACGCCACAGAGATGGCTGTCGAGATCACCGGGAAGGCGGTGCAAATCCACGGCGGTAACGGGATCACCAAGGAATTCCCGGTAGAACGGCACTTCCGGAATGCCAAGGTGATGCCGATCCCCGATGGCACCACGGAAATCCAGAAGCTGGTGATCGGACGCAACCTCACCGGCGTCGGTGCGTTCTGA